The proteins below are encoded in one region of Longimicrobium sp.:
- a CDS encoding tetratricopeptide repeat protein yields the protein MSKQSPPHLLVERALALVPDYEDFLPLSDALIVASRVDADKVWARSGGYATVGKRVVDTDRVEKLMQVVLEKNQERLRELFGLVLDAVREQQAGNPAAAAGLLIRAGELEEAEGRLDKADRVYRQALDIARDLRAKDTHALALRRLGRTARTAGRLDEARTWYEQSYHLALDGMDAVGQVIACQGLGNVCDDRGERDRARQWWEAGLEMAAGLNAPELEWPLFANLSVLAMLQGNLPEAERLLGRARERMEAGDVPGGHIYWLNNRGLLLLEYGDAAGAETIFREALAEAEGSWKLTMRVNLGESLLRQGRLLEAEDEARRAEEIAIVQRLITDLVDVYSLLGSIARERCDDEGFVFYEQALRVCHERGLPRKTEAAILHGNGRFHLACARDEEGRAYLEAAREIYRELGFAQELARVEADMARLVPEPV from the coding sequence ATGAGCAAGCAGTCTCCGCCCCACCTGCTGGTGGAGCGCGCGCTCGCGCTCGTTCCCGACTACGAGGATTTCCTCCCCCTGAGCGACGCGCTGATCGTCGCATCGCGGGTGGACGCCGACAAGGTCTGGGCGCGCTCGGGCGGGTACGCCACCGTAGGCAAGCGCGTGGTCGACACCGACCGCGTGGAAAAGCTCATGCAGGTGGTCCTGGAAAAGAACCAGGAGCGCCTGCGTGAGCTTTTCGGGCTGGTGCTCGATGCGGTGCGCGAGCAGCAGGCGGGGAACCCCGCGGCCGCCGCCGGCCTGCTCATCCGCGCCGGCGAACTGGAAGAAGCCGAGGGGCGGCTGGACAAGGCCGACCGCGTGTACCGGCAGGCGCTGGACATCGCGCGCGACCTGCGGGCGAAGGACACGCACGCGCTGGCGCTGCGCCGGCTGGGCCGCACCGCGCGGACCGCCGGGCGGCTGGACGAGGCGCGCACCTGGTACGAGCAGAGCTATCACCTGGCGCTGGACGGGATGGATGCCGTGGGCCAGGTGATCGCCTGCCAAGGGCTGGGCAACGTCTGCGACGACCGCGGGGAGCGCGACCGCGCGCGGCAGTGGTGGGAGGCGGGGCTGGAGATGGCCGCCGGGCTGAACGCGCCGGAGCTGGAGTGGCCCCTGTTCGCCAACCTGTCCGTGCTCGCCATGCTGCAGGGCAACCTCCCCGAGGCCGAGCGGCTGCTGGGGCGGGCCCGCGAGCGGATGGAGGCGGGCGACGTTCCCGGCGGGCACATCTACTGGCTGAACAACCGGGGCCTCCTGCTGCTGGAGTACGGAGACGCGGCGGGGGCCGAGACCATCTTCCGCGAGGCGCTGGCCGAGGCCGAGGGAAGCTGGAAATTGACCATGCGGGTGAACCTGGGCGAGTCGCTGCTGCGGCAGGGCCGGCTGCTGGAGGCCGAGGACGAGGCCCGCCGCGCGGAGGAGATCGCCATCGTCCAGCGGCTCATCACCGACCTGGTGGACGTGTACTCGCTGCTGGGCTCCATCGCCCGCGAGCGGTGCGACGACGAGGGATTCGTCTTCTACGAGCAGGCGCTGCGCGTGTGCCACGAACGCGGCCTGCCGCGCAAGACCGAGGCGGCCATCCTTCACGGCAACGGACGCTTTCACCTGGCCTGCGCCCGCGACGAGGAAGGGCGCGCGTACCTGGAAGCCGCGCGCGAGATCTACCGCGAGCTGGGCTTTGCGCAGGAGCTGGCGCGGGTGGAGGCCGACATGGCGCGCCTGGTGCCCGAGCCGGTCTGA